The following nucleotide sequence is from Halobacillus mangrovi.
TTCAGCCTACCGATGAAGTTGAGGTAGCCCCTGGGGTCACTATTACGCAGATGGAATGCTTGCCAACAAGTTAATTCATCACAAAAGGAAGAGGCTCACACTCCTCTTCCTTTTATTTTTCAGGTAATTGATATTGGTTTTCTTCCTCAGCGAAACGATTGTATCTTCGCTGGAACCAATAAAACAGATGGGTGACGAATACTTTTATAATCGCATAACCTGGAATCGCGAGGATGATTCCAATGACGCCAAACAAATGCCCAGCGGTCAGTAATACAAATATGATCGTAACAGGGTGAATGTGTAAGCTTTTCCCCATGATTTGCGGAGAGATGAATTTTCCTTCGAGCAGTTGAACAACGGTCCATACAAACGCTAGCTTTAACACCATAAAAGGTGAAGTAACAATGGCGATAATCAAAGCTGGAGTAATCGCAATCATCGGCCCCAGGTATGGAACGACACTCGTGACACTTGCGATCGCTGCTAACAATAGAGCGTAATCAAGTCCAATAATTAAAAATCCAATATACATCATTACCCCGATGCAAAAACTGACGATAATCTGCCCCTGAATATACGCACTCAACTGATGATCGATACCTTTAAATATACTGGTCACTTCCGACCTTACTCTTGGCGGGAAGAAACTGATGATTTTTTCCGGAAGCTTGTGTCCGTCTTTCAGCAGGTAAAAAAGGATGAATGGAAGCGTGACAAGCGCAACGATCACATTAGTCACTGTTGTAATGAAAGTCGTTATGCCTTCCACTGTTTGTGTTGCGTAATTCCCGAGGTCAGGAAGTTGATTCAGCAGCCCATCCACGTCCTGAAACAGGTTGCTGTAATAACTTCCTAAAAAGGAATCACGTAACCATCGGTCCAAGGAATTGACCAAATCACGTAAATAACTTGGTAATTCTTCTGCAAGACTGACAAACTGCTTTTCTAAAAACGGGATAATCAGAACGATTAACAAAGTGATTAAACCTACCACCATAAGCAAGGTAATCAGGATCGCCCATATTCGCTTGACCTTCCAAGATTCCATTAAATTAATAATCGGTCTCAGCAAATAGTAGACAACTACGGATAAGATAATCGGAAGCGCAACAGTTTCAACGAAAATAACTAACGGATGAAAGATAAAATCCACTTGAGTGTAAACAAGAATATTCAATCCTATAATTAACAGGATCCCTAATATGTATAGTAATTTTCTTCCACCAAAAAAGCGTATAAGCGGTGCAGAGTCCCAGCGATTCATATGCATATCTCCTTCGTTCTAACCAGTGCTGCTTTTTGTATAAGTTTACCATAATCTAAAAAAATAGTGCCTATTTTAATAGGCACTATGCTTAATATCTTCCTCTGCGTTTACGCATGAATTTCTTAACTAGTGGATATATGATCGGCCCGTATTTCATGACTCGTTTGATTAGTCGTGCCAATGATTGATCCTCCTCTATAGGGATAGTTGTTAACTATACTTCCCGATTTGAGAGACTTACAAACACGCTTTATGGGATGTACCTGACAAAACGAATCGAAAGATATGGATCATCGGATTTCATTATAAAACTCTTCCATTACACGTGTTATGTATTCTGCAGAATGAGTTTCCTTATACGTAGACCAATAGCCCTTAGTGCAGACGCTGATTATGCCTTGCACATGTTCCGGCCCTGCTTATACCACCGTGATCATCCACTCACCCTCCAACGATTCTATGATAAAGGCTCTTAGCTTCCGAAACGTCTTTCGTCCCATGGATGAGGACACGTCCATCATTAAAAAAAACCATGCGCTTAGATTCATGTTCGTAAGACAAAAGAAAAGGATTTTGTTTAATTTTATGATGCGGTAGACGCGTTCTCAGTTCATCTAAATCACGCGATTCTATTCCGGAAGGTCGGATTTGTACTGTTTCTCGTCCACACAGGACAGCTGTTTTCGTCTGATTTTGGTGTGATAAAAATGGATACGACGGCTTTGTCCCACAGGATGGACATTCAGGATTTTTTGCGTTGGAAACTTTTATGCCTGAATAATGATGATTCCATAAATCAAACGTAATCAACTTGCCATGAAGAGATTCGATATCACCAACTAGTATTTTTAAAGCTTCTGCCACTTGATGTGCGGTCACCATCTGAACCGCAGGACTAATAACGCCGACTGTATCACAAGTGGCCCCTCCCAGAGGAACCGTTTCCATTAAACAATGCAAGCAAGGAGTTTCAGTTGGTACAACCGTGTAACTCATGCCATGACTACCAACACAAGCCCCATAGATCCACGGGACTCTGTACTTTTGCGACATATCGTTGATAAGCATCCGCGTCTCGAAATTATCGGTAGCGTCCAAGACCAAGTCGACGTCCTTCATTATGGTTTCCAGCTCTTCTGCTTGAACGTCCTCCACTTTTTCAACAATAGACACATCAGAATTTATTTCTGTTAAGCGTTTTTTGGCTGCTACCGCTTTTGGTAATTTTTCTAAGGCATCACTCTCTGAGAAAAGCTGCTGACGTTGCAGGTTGCTCCCTTCAACGTAGTCACGGTCAACAATAGTCAGTCGCCCTATACCAGCGCGGACAAGCTGCTCCGAGCTGCTTGTACCGAGCGCCCCTGCCCCAATGATCAAGACATGCTTTTCTGATAGCCGCTGCTGGCCTCCTTCACCGATTGGTTGAAACAGCTGTTGTCTTGAGTATCGATCTGAAAGCATGCTTTATTTCACCCCTTTCCTACTATCTTTACCTCATCACGCTTCCGCCAGATATTTTCAAAGATTCACCGACAATGTTTTCTGAAGCATCAGACAAAAGGTACACAATCGAGCGCGCAACTTCCTCCGGTGTACTCAATTTTCCTGATGGAATCCCTTTTTCGGCAATTTTCCGCTGTTCTTCATAGGTGCGCCCTTCCCGTTCTCCTTTGTTTTTAATGGCTTGCTGGCCCATTGATGTATCTACATAACCAGGGCAGACGGCATTGACGCGAATATTATGCTCAATAGCTTCTAACGCAAACGACTGAGTGAATCCTGTTACTGCAAATTTGGAAGCACTATAAGCAATATTACTATGGGTTCCGCGCAGACCAGATAGGGAAGAAAGATTTACGATAGCTCCCTTTTTCTGCTTTTTCATATGTTGATAAACTTCCTGTGTCAACATTACTGTGGAAAAATAATTGAGTTCCATAACGGTGCGAAGGTCATCTTCTGACATTTGATCAAGCGGCCGACCACCAATGATACCTGCTGAATTCACAAGTCCTGTGATCTTCCCCATTTTATCCACAGCATCAGCTGCCAAACGGCCGCGGTCTTC
It contains:
- a CDS encoding SDR family NAD(P)-dependent oxidoreductase, encoding MIIFSEDALKDQYVLITGATGGIGYEAAKEVVRAGGNVVITGRNEEKLADLKNECATINKEAHIEVCPADLNDPEDRGRLAADAVDKMGKITGLVNSAGIIGGRPLDQMSEDDLRTVMELNYFSTVMLTQEVYQHMKKQKKGAIVNLSSLSGLRGTHSNIAYSASKFAVTGFTQSFALEAIEHNIRVNAVCPGYVDTSMGQQAIKNKGEREGRTYEEQRKIAEKGIPSGKLSTPEEVARSIVYLLSDASENIVGESLKISGGSVMR
- a CDS encoding AI-2E family transporter, with the translated sequence MNRWDSAPLIRFFGGRKLLYILGILLIIGLNILVYTQVDFIFHPLVIFVETVALPIILSVVVYYLLRPIINLMESWKVKRIWAILITLLMVVGLITLLIVLIIPFLEKQFVSLAEELPSYLRDLVNSLDRWLRDSFLGSYYSNLFQDVDGLLNQLPDLGNYATQTVEGITTFITTVTNVIVALVTLPFILFYLLKDGHKLPEKIISFFPPRVRSEVTSIFKGIDHQLSAYIQGQIIVSFCIGVMMYIGFLIIGLDYALLLAAIASVTSVVPYLGPMIAITPALIIAIVTSPFMVLKLAFVWTVVQLLEGKFISPQIMGKSLHIHPVTIIFVLLTAGHLFGVIGIILAIPGYAIIKVFVTHLFYWFQRRYNRFAEEENQYQLPEK
- a CDS encoding thiazole biosynthesis adenylyltransferase ThiF — encoded protein: MLSDRYSRQQLFQPIGEGGQQRLSEKHVLIIGAGALGTSSSEQLVRAGIGRLTIVDRDYVEGSNLQRQQLFSESDALEKLPKAVAAKKRLTEINSDVSIVEKVEDVQAEELETIMKDVDLVLDATDNFETRMLINDMSQKYRVPWIYGACVGSHGMSYTVVPTETPCLHCLMETVPLGGATCDTVGVISPAVQMVTAHQVAEALKILVGDIESLHGKLITFDLWNHHYSGIKVSNAKNPECPSCGTKPSYPFLSHQNQTKTAVLCGRETVQIRPSGIESRDLDELRTRLPHHKIKQNPFLLSYEHESKRMVFFNDGRVLIHGTKDVSEAKSLYHRIVGG